One window of the Prionailurus bengalensis isolate Pbe53 chromosome E1, Fcat_Pben_1.1_paternal_pri, whole genome shotgun sequence genome contains the following:
- the USH1G gene encoding Usher syndrome type-1G protein isoform X1 yields MNDQYHRAARDGYLELLKEATRKELNAPDEDGMTPTLWAAYHGNLESLRLIVSRGGDPDKCDIWGNTPLHLAASNGHLHCLSFLVSFGANIWCLDNDYHTPLDMAAMKGHMECVRYLDSIAAKQSSLNPKLVGKLKDKAFREAERRIRECAKMQRKHHERMERRYRRELAERSDTLSFSSLTSSTLSRRLQHLALGSHLPYSQATLHGTARGKAKIQRKLERRKQGGEGTFKISEDGRKSVRSLSGLQLGSDVMFVRQGTYANPKEWGRSPLRDMFLSDEDSVSRATLAAEPAHSEVSTDSGHDSLFTRPGLGTMVFRRNYVTSGLHGLGREDAALDGGGAPRGRLQSSPSLDDDSLGSANSLQDRSCGEELPWDELDLGLDEDLEPETSPLDTFLASLHMDDFASLLRQEKIDLEALMLCSDLDLRSISVPLGPRKKILGAVRRRRQALERPPALEDTEL; encoded by the exons ATGAACGACCAGTACCACCGGGCGGCCCGGGACGGCTATCTGGAGCTCCTCAAAGAGGCCACCAGGAAGGAGCTGAACGCCCCCGACGAGGATGGCATGACTCCCACCCTCTGGGCTGCCTACCATGGCAACCTGGAGTCCCTGCGTCTCATCGTGAGCCGAGG GGGTGACCCCGACAAGTGTGACATCTGGGGCAACACGCCCCTGCACCTGGCAGCTTCCAATGGCCACCTGCACTGCCTCTCCTTCCTGGTGTCCTTCGGGGCCAACATCTGGTGCCTGGACAACGACTACCACACGCCGCTGGACATGGCCGCCATGAAGGGCCACATGGAGTGCGTGCGCTACCTGGACTCCATCGCGGCCAAGCAGAGCAGCCTCAACCCCAAGCTGGTGGGCAAGCTGAAGGACAAGGCCTTCCGCGAGGCGGAGCGGCGCATCCGCGAGTGCGCCAAGATGCAGCGCAAGCACCACGAGCGCATGGAGCGGCGCTACCGGCGCGAGCTGGCCGAGCGGTCGGACACGCTCAGCTTCTCCAGCCTCACGTCCAGCACCCTGAGCCGCCGGCTGCAGCACCTGGCGCTGGGCAGCCACCTGCCCTACTCGCAGGCCACGCTGCACGGCACGGCCAGGGGCAAGGCCAAGATCCAGCGGAAGCTGGAGCGGCGCAAGCAGGGCGGCGAGGGCACCTTCAAGATCTCCGAGGACGGCCGCAAGAGCGTGCGCTCGCTGTCGGGCCTGCAGCTGGGCAGCGACGTGATGTTCGTGCGCCAGGGCACCTACGCCAACCCCAAGGAGTGGGGCCGCTCCCCGCTCCGGGACATGTTCCTCTCGGACGAGGACAGCGTCTCCCGTGCCACGCTGGCGGCCGAGCCTGCCCACTCGGAGGTCAGCACCGACTCAGGCCACGACTCCCTGTTTACGCGGCCCGGCCTGGGCACCATGGTGTTCCGCCGGAACTACGTGACCAGCGGGCTGCACGGGCTGGGCCGCGAGGACGCGGCGCTGGACGGCGGGGGCGCGCCGCGAGGCCGGCTGCAGAGCTCCCCCAGCCTGGACGACGACAGCCTGGGCAGTGCCAACAGCCTGCAGGACCGCAGCTGCGGGGAGGAGCTGCCCTGGGACGAGCTGGACCTGGGCCTGGATGAGGACCTGGAGCCCGAGACGAGCCCGCTGGACACCTTCCTGGCCTCCCTGCACATGGACGACTTCGCCTCCCTCCTGCGGCAGGAGAAGATTGACCTCGAAGCGCTGATGCTGTGCTCCGACCTTGACCTCCGCAGCATCAGCGTCCCCCTGGGGCCCCGCAAGAAGATTCTGGGGGCcgtgaggaggaggaggcaggcgCTGGAACGCCCGCCTGCTCTGGAGGACACAGAGTT GTAA
- the USH1G gene encoding Usher syndrome type-1G protein isoform X2, translated as MNDQYHRAARDGYLELLKEATRKELNAPDEDGMTPTLWAAYHGNLESLRLIVSRGGDPDKCDIWGNTPLHLAASNGHLHCLSFLVSFGANIWCLDNDYHTPLDMAAMKGHMECVRYLDSIAAKQSSLNPKLVGKLKDKAFREAERRIRECAKMQRKHHERMERRYRRELAERSDTLSFSSLTSSTLSRRLQHLALGSHLPYSQATLHGTARGKAKIQRKLERRKQGGEGTFKISEDGRKSVRSLSGLQLGSDVMFVRQGTYANPKEWGRSPLRDMFLSDEDSVSRATLAAEPAHSEVSTDSGHDSLFTRPGLGTMVFRRNYVTSGLHGLGREDAALDGGGAPRGRLQSSPSLDDDSLGSANSLQDRSCGEELPWDELDLGLDEDLEPETSPLDTFLASLHMDDFASLLRQEKIDLEALMLCSDLDLRSISVPLGPRKKILGAVRRRRQALERPPALEDTEL; from the exons ATGAACGACCAGTACCACCGGGCGGCCCGGGACGGCTATCTGGAGCTCCTCAAAGAGGCCACCAGGAAGGAGCTGAACGCCCCCGACGAGGATGGCATGACTCCCACCCTCTGGGCTGCCTACCATGGCAACCTGGAGTCCCTGCGTCTCATCGTGAGCCGAGG GGGTGACCCCGACAAGTGTGACATCTGGGGCAACACGCCCCTGCACCTGGCAGCTTCCAATGGCCACCTGCACTGCCTCTCCTTCCTGGTGTCCTTCGGGGCCAACATCTGGTGCCTGGACAACGACTACCACACGCCGCTGGACATGGCCGCCATGAAGGGCCACATGGAGTGCGTGCGCTACCTGGACTCCATCGCGGCCAAGCAGAGCAGCCTCAACCCCAAGCTGGTGGGCAAGCTGAAGGACAAGGCCTTCCGCGAGGCGGAGCGGCGCATCCGCGAGTGCGCCAAGATGCAGCGCAAGCACCACGAGCGCATGGAGCGGCGCTACCGGCGCGAGCTGGCCGAGCGGTCGGACACGCTCAGCTTCTCCAGCCTCACGTCCAGCACCCTGAGCCGCCGGCTGCAGCACCTGGCGCTGGGCAGCCACCTGCCCTACTCGCAGGCCACGCTGCACGGCACGGCCAGGGGCAAGGCCAAGATCCAGCGGAAGCTGGAGCGGCGCAAGCAGGGCGGCGAGGGCACCTTCAAGATCTCCGAGGACGGCCGCAAGAGCGTGCGCTCGCTGTCGGGCCTGCAGCTGGGCAGCGACGTGATGTTCGTGCGCCAGGGCACCTACGCCAACCCCAAGGAGTGGGGCCGCTCCCCGCTCCGGGACATGTTCCTCTCGGACGAGGACAGCGTCTCCCGTGCCACGCTGGCGGCCGAGCCTGCCCACTCGGAGGTCAGCACCGACTCAGGCCACGACTCCCTGTTTACGCGGCCCGGCCTGGGCACCATGGTGTTCCGCCGGAACTACGTGACCAGCGGGCTGCACGGGCTGGGCCGCGAGGACGCGGCGCTGGACGGCGGGGGCGCGCCGCGAGGCCGGCTGCAGAGCTCCCCCAGCCTGGACGACGACAGCCTGGGCAGTGCCAACAGCCTGCAGGACCGCAGCTGCGGGGAGGAGCTGCCCTGGGACGAGCTGGACCTGGGCCTGGATGAGGACCTGGAGCCCGAGACGAGCCCGCTGGACACCTTCCTGGCCTCCCTGCACATGGACGACTTCGCCTCCCTCCTGCGGCAGGAGAAGATTGACCTCGAAGCGCTGATGCTGTGCTCCGACCTTGACCTCCGCAGCATCAGCGTCCCCCTGGGGCCCCGCAAGAAGATTCTGGGGGCcgtgaggaggaggaggcaggcgCTGGAACGCCCGCCTGCTCTGGAGGACACAGAGTTGTGA